A region from the Candidatus Hydrogenedentota bacterium genome encodes:
- the lepB gene encoding signal peptidase I, whose amino-acid sequence MFTGPWNRRNLLAWIGVIAAVFVTKGCLFDQYVIPSGSMEPTLHGAERGGDRVIANKLLFGPRIPFTTVRLWNWAAPKRWDIVVFRSVDPDSPFPVLVKRIVGLPGEKILLKNGKVFVNGVETPLPEDMADTVKYTTEWVLEKEVLLRQFLMLAKKNEPLDILNPRHEPVQQLYRDMRRFHPAVRDRDVAALTPDEMREICKGLSRESLNTVRHLTLLSMPRMVYGVMDTPDLSVVPEGHYLCLGDNSGASRDGRVYGWVPRGNLLGRVCAVWWPWERRRDFTGFTGTWWGMALLYGGPAGLLLWEVLPRVRRRRGGGRK is encoded by the coding sequence GTGTTCACCGGCCCGTGGAACCGGCGCAACCTCCTGGCGTGGATCGGTGTCATCGCCGCCGTCTTCGTGACCAAGGGCTGCCTCTTCGACCAGTACGTCATTCCCAGCGGCTCCATGGAGCCCACCCTGCACGGGGCCGAGCGCGGCGGCGACCGCGTCATCGCCAACAAACTCCTGTTCGGCCCGCGCATCCCCTTCACCACGGTGCGGCTGTGGAACTGGGCCGCACCCAAACGGTGGGACATCGTGGTCTTCCGGTCCGTGGATCCCGACTCCCCGTTCCCGGTGCTCGTGAAGCGGATCGTGGGCCTGCCAGGCGAAAAAATCCTGCTGAAAAATGGAAAGGTGTTTGTGAACGGCGTGGAGACGCCGCTGCCGGAGGACATGGCGGACACGGTCAAGTACACCACCGAGTGGGTGCTGGAGAAGGAGGTTCTCCTCCGCCAGTTCCTGATGCTGGCCAAAAAAAACGAGCCCCTCGACATCCTCAACCCCCGCCACGAACCCGTGCAGCAGCTCTACCGCGACATGCGCCGCTTCCATCCCGCCGTGCGGGACCGCGACGTCGCGGCCCTGACGCCGGATGAAATGCGGGAAATCTGCAAAGGCCTCAGCCGCGAGTCCCTTAACACGGTCCGCCACCTGACGCTGCTCTCCATGCCCCGCATGGTCTACGGCGTCATGGACACGCCGGACCTCAGCGTCGTCCCCGAGGGCCACTACCTCTGCCTCGGCGACAACAGCGGCGCCAGCCGCGACGGCCGCGTCTACGGATGGGTGCCCCGCGGCAATCTGCTGGGGCGTGTCTGCGCCGTCTGGTGGCCCTGGGAGCGCCGCCGCGACTTCACCGGATTCACCGGCACCTGGTGGGGCATGGCCCTGCTCTACGGCGGGCCCGCGGGCCTGCTGCTGTGGGAAGTCCTCCCCCGGGTCCGCCGCAGGCGCGGGGGCGGCCGGAAGTAG
- the lepA gene encoding elongation factor 4 — MSVPRENIRNFCIIAHIDHGKSTLADRLLQQTNTIDTRNLKEQTLDNMDIERERGITIKSVAVRMNYTAADGREYELNLIDTPGHVDFSYEVSRAMAACEGALLVVDAAQGVEAQTLAHAYKAVAENLEIIPVINKVDLPAADVDGTRQQIEEVIGLPADDAVLASAKSGLGTGEVLEAVIARIPAPRGERDVPLRALIFDAVYNIYRGVIVFVRVKDGVLRRGQRVMMMTTGMRYEAVEIGTLKPEMVPCDELAAGEVGYVICNIKTLEDTRIGDTLTALDQPAAEALPGYEEVKPVVFSGMYPANATDYEELRDALDKLHLNDCSFQYHADSSDALGLGFRLGFLGLLHMEIIQERLEREFGMNLVVTMPNVAYTITTTDGAVTVIEKASQMPPAGEIQTIEEPYIEADILCPTQYLSTVIELCKKKRGIHVRVDYIDGKRCMAVYQMPLAEIVIDFYDKLKSCTRGYGSLEYRIIGNRPGDLVKLDIMLNGDVIDALSTIVHRENSVYLGRALASKLRKLIPRQQYEIAIQAAISRKIIVRETVKAVRKNVTAKCYGGDITRKRKLLEKQKEGKKRMKQVGTVEVPQEAFMALLKVNEEDT; from the coding sequence ATGAGCGTACCCCGGGAAAACATCCGCAACTTCTGCATCATCGCGCACATTGACCACGGGAAGTCCACCCTGGCCGACCGGCTGCTCCAGCAGACGAACACGATAGACACGCGCAACCTGAAGGAGCAGACGCTCGACAACATGGACATCGAGCGCGAGCGCGGCATCACCATCAAGTCGGTGGCCGTGCGCATGAATTACACCGCCGCGGACGGCCGGGAGTACGAGCTGAACCTCATTGACACGCCGGGGCATGTGGACTTCTCCTACGAGGTCTCCCGCGCCATGGCGGCCTGCGAGGGCGCGCTGCTGGTGGTGGACGCCGCCCAGGGCGTGGAGGCGCAGACCCTCGCCCACGCCTACAAGGCCGTGGCGGAGAACCTGGAGATCATCCCGGTCATCAACAAGGTGGACCTGCCCGCGGCGGACGTGGACGGGACGCGCCAGCAGATCGAGGAGGTCATCGGGCTTCCCGCGGACGACGCGGTGCTCGCCAGCGCGAAGTCGGGCCTCGGCACCGGGGAGGTGCTGGAGGCGGTGATCGCGCGGATCCCCGCGCCCAGGGGCGAACGGGATGTCCCGCTGCGCGCGCTCATCTTCGACGCGGTCTACAACATCTACCGCGGCGTGATCGTCTTCGTGCGGGTCAAGGACGGCGTCCTGCGCCGCGGCCAGCGGGTCATGATGATGACCACCGGCATGCGCTACGAGGCGGTGGAGATCGGCACCCTCAAGCCCGAAATGGTCCCCTGCGACGAGCTGGCGGCGGGCGAGGTCGGCTATGTGATCTGCAACATCAAGACCCTCGAGGACACCCGCATCGGCGACACGCTCACGGCGCTCGACCAGCCCGCGGCGGAGGCCCTGCCGGGCTACGAGGAGGTGAAGCCCGTCGTCTTCTCGGGCATGTACCCGGCCAACGCGACGGACTACGAGGAGCTGCGCGACGCGCTGGACAAGCTGCACCTGAACGACTGCTCGTTCCAGTACCACGCGGACAGCAGCGACGCCCTCGGGCTGGGGTTCCGGCTGGGCTTCCTCGGCCTGCTCCACATGGAGATCATCCAGGAGCGGCTGGAGCGCGAGTTCGGCATGAACCTCGTGGTCACCATGCCGAACGTGGCCTACACCATCACCACGACGGACGGCGCCGTGACGGTCATCGAGAAGGCGTCGCAGATGCCGCCGGCCGGCGAGATCCAGACGATCGAGGAGCCGTACATCGAGGCGGACATCCTCTGCCCCACGCAGTACCTGAGCACGGTCATCGAGCTGTGCAAGAAGAAGCGCGGCATCCACGTGCGGGTGGACTACATTGACGGGAAGCGCTGCATGGCGGTCTACCAGATGCCGCTGGCGGAGATCGTCATTGACTTCTACGACAAGCTGAAATCCTGCACCCGCGGCTACGGGTCCCTGGAGTACCGCATCATCGGCAACCGCCCCGGCGACCTCGTGAAGCTCGACATCATGCTCAACGGCGATGTCATAGACGCGCTGTCCACCATCGTCCACCGGGAAAACTCGGTGTACCTGGGCCGGGCGCTGGCGTCGAAACTGCGCAAGCTCATCCCCCGCCAGCAGTACGAGATCGCGATCCAGGCGGCCATCTCCCGGAAGATCATCGTGCGCGAGACCGTGAAGGCCGTGCGCAAGAACGTCACGGCGAAATGCTACGGCGGCGACATCACCCGCAAGCGCAAGCTCCTCGAAAAGCAGAAGGAGGGCAAGAAGCGCATGAAGCAGGTGGGCACCGTCGAGGTGCCCCAGGAGGCCTTCATGGCGCTCCTCAAGGTCAACGAGGAGGACACCTGA